AGGTTTCTTCTGGACATTGTAAGTTTTCAGAGTATACATTTAAATTGTGATAGATTCCATTTAGCAGAGCCttctatccaaagtgacttacagtcatgggTGGATACATTTTAGTCACTGGAATTGAACATACTACCCTGGtgttacaagcaccatgctctaccaactaagcTACAATGACATAGCAATGGCTTTGCAATTAAACCAAGAATACCAGGACACCTCCCCTTTCATCTAACTCCATtaaaccctctgtggaaaaggttctacatggaaattAAAAGGGTTATAGCTGGAACCAAAAATTGTTATTCAAacggttctcttatggggacagcaaagaactcttttaggttctacactgaacaaaaatataaacgcaacatgcaacaatttcaaagattttactgagttacagttcatattaggaaatcagtaaattgaaataaattcattaggctctaatctatggatgtaccatgactgggaatacagatatgcatctgataccttaaaaaaagtgagtgtggatcagaaaaccagtcattaTCTTGTGTGACCACCATTTCCTTCATGCAGTACGACACATCCCCTTCGCATGGACTTGATCAGGCTGTTAATTGTGGCCttttggaatgttgtcccactcttcttcattggctgtgcgaagttgctgatatttatttattttaatttatttaacctttatttaactattgttggtaactggaacacgctgtcgtacacgtcgatccagaagatcccaaacatgctcaatgtgtgACATTTCTGttgagtatacaggccatggaagaactggggacattttcagcttccagaaattgtgcacagatccttgcgacatggggccgtgcattatcatgctgaaacatgaggtgatgggggaggatgaatggcacgacaatgggcctcagaatctgaagtcggttatgatgctgaactgcagtcaggtcaagaccctggtaagGACAACGACCACAcaaatgagcttccctgagacggtttctgacattttgtgcagaaattctttggttgtgcaaactcacagattcatcagctgtccgggtggctggtgtcAGACGATCTCGcatgtgaagaagctggatgtggtagtcctgggctggcgtggttacacgtggtctgcggttttgaggctggttggatgtactgccaaattctctaaaacgacattgctTATGGACATTGCTCATGGCTTATGGTAGTGAAATTAAAATTATATTCTCTAACAAcagatctggtggacattcctgcagtcagtatgccaattgcacactccctcaaaactttagaCATTAGTGGTATTGTGAAAAAACTGCAAATTTTATAGTGGACTTTTATTGTctccaacacaaggtgcacctatgtaaggATCACACTGTTCAATCAGCCTCTTGAGGGGTTGGATTATATGCGGAAGACacttttcagttgaatgcattcagttgtgcaactgactaggtatcaccctttcctGATATGCCTCACCTGTCAAGTTGATGGATTatgttggcaaaggagaaatgcttacaaACAGGAAtgtacatttgagagaaataagctttttttgtgtgtatggaacatagaaacaacactttacatgttgtgtttatatatttttttcagtgtagataacaccttttttctaagtggatccatgtgtgtgttatgtgtgttatGATGTCATATGGCTGAGATGGCCTATAGCTTTTACGTTAAGCTCAGAAAGGTCAGACAAGGGTTGTTCTAATATAGAACAAGATAATTGTCCTCCTAGCCTTCTGGTGTAACTACAAAGTAACAAGTGGCAATGTAATAATACATTTTGTATATCTTTACAAAACTATACATTTGGTGTACACATATAAAGCAAATCATCCTGTCTTTTAATGTCATCAATTATTTTATAGGAAATTGGTATGAAAATGCATATACCTTTATAAATGAATAATGACTAATTCATTATTAACTTCTACGTTCCAGTCTTAAGGAAGTTTCCATTATCATTCATTTCAATAGATCATAGTCATTCACAAAGGAGTGAAAGACTATGACTGACCTCCCATGTCGATATAAAGTATTTACGAAACAACTGGAAGACTATTGTCTTCAGAAATAATCTATTACAAACACCCTGTCTGAATCTTCAGATATTGAAATTGATCAACTTCTTCCGTTACATTTGGATTGACAGACATGGAAACCCTGAAAGAGAAGGGCACATAAAATGGGCAATAATATCACAGCTTTGATAGAGCGGTCATAAGGAAAATTCCATATTTCAGCTGAAGCTGTTCTGGTTCCGGCAGAATTCTTTACATTCCATTTAGTGTCAGTTTATAATGGCTCATTCTGAGGAAAATCAATCCCAATCCTGAACTATCACGCTAGATTATGTGTACCAATTGACCATCGTTTCTCATAATCTTCAACATACTTTGGTATTCCAACAAAACAAATGCAAAACTACGCAAAAAAGTCCAATGTTAAGAATTTGCTGTGTTGATTGAAGGGTTCACATCTTTACTTGAGGCTATGTAGAACTCTGATCGGCTGCCTTGACAAGGATCCTGTTTGGGGTCTGTGTCTTTACTGTTTTTTCTGTGCTTTTGGGTCCTGCGACAGTGGCGTATCCCAGTCACTGTGCTGATGACCAGGGAGCTGGAGATGAGGGCAAAGCCACTGAGGAAGAAGGTGGCCGTGTAGGTGCCTGTGGTGTCAACTAGCCAGCCTgcggagggaggaggaaggagatatGCACATTCACTTAGGCTTTAACTTGATGGATGGAAGACTTGCTGACTACAATGTATGtgttaataaatacaaaatacatttttaaatcaGTAAAAATACACTGGTGGGTAATTTAACAAGCTATTGGTGCACTTAATGCAAAGTTTTTGCATCCATgacaaaatcttttttttttttaagtaacgtGAACATCAAACATCCATGGTGTACTCTTCGGGCCGGTTACCCGGAATGGTTTAGTCTGTTCCCGGGAAACCAGACCTTCATGACAAAAGATTTATTTAATAACTCAACAACCACTACATCATTTCCCGAATCAGGACTGAATAAGCGGGTCACTTAAGAATGACATAAGGTATACTATAAGTGAAATTGTTTGCTGTTGCCTATTCTCAAAGAGACCAGCAGGCTTTCTCTACCTGATGAGAGGTCTAGAAAgaagcccactgggcacacaatGGTTAAATCAAGTTTGTGTCcatgtggaatagatgttgaattgacatctgtgcccagtgggaggtaAATGTCTGCTCATGGTTTGCTGCTCGCAAATGTGGTATTTGGCAAAGCTTTTAGTGAAGCAATAATAATGTCCCAAACATGGCTTTTTTACCACTAAAAGCTTTCATAAAGACCACTTTTGCGATCAGCAAACAACGCGTGAACATTTACTCCCATATCTTTTGTTTACCCCCTGTGCTATGATCGGTTAGTACTTAACGCCTTTCCTTTCAACACAAGGACACTCACCTCCTATTGGAGGGCTGAGCAGGTAAGGAATGGCATGTAGGAAGTACACAATCCCCAGAGCGGAGGAGAGGTTAGTTGTCCCCACAATGTCTGAGGTCACCACAGGTATGAGGGCCACGTAGGCGCCATCGAAGTACCCATAAAGCACAGAGAAAGGCACCAGCAGGGCGAACGTCCgcaggagagggatgaagaggcAGCAAAGTCCCTCCATGCCCACTGCGATCATGTAGCACACATTACGATACTTCTTCAGGCACCTGGGGGGGGAGAAGAATAGGCCATACAATCAGTCTAAAAACACATCCTACTGGGCAcaatggttgaatcaacgttgtttccacgtcatttcaatgaaattacattgaaccaacgtgcACTAGACGTTGacttgacatctgtgcccagtgggatatttCCCATATTGACCATCTGAATGACCTGCGGCTCAACTGTTCATGTCCTTACAGAAAAACCGCATGATTTCAGGTGGAAAATCAcgttatcacatgttgctttacatgttgtcacgttatcacattaacttcacataagatcaGATGTGATCACATGAAAACATGTGCTTTTGGAACAATTCACGTGatcatgtgaaattcatgtgaCTTCTAAGACGAAACCAGCTGTTTTTCACCTTCAAGATAAAATTGGGTAACAGCTTCATTTCttagagcagggctctccaaccctgttcctggacagctacattcctgtaggttttcaatctaaccccagttgtaactaacttgATTTAGCTTCaatcagctaattattagaatccgGTGCACTAGATCAGCGTTGGAGCGAAAACCGACAGGATGGTACATTAggtttccaggaacagggttggagatacCTGCTTAAAGGTGCGACTACAAAAACTAGGTGACAGTTCAGTAAAAGGTGACACTGAAAAAAAACAAGTGAAAACGGAATAAGAAAAGGCTGGATCCACATTTATGTTAAAGCATAGCTTCTGATTTCATACAAACTCCAAGTGGAATGTTGCAGAGGAAGACCTACAGAAAGACACAACTCAACAAATACAGGTATGTTTTGGACCTGTCTTCCAGTCCAAATAAAGGATTGCCGGCCTATCAAAGAGCAAGGCGGGACAGAGGCACTCTTCATGGAATTAAAATACTTTTGTTGTGGTGGCATGTTCAATGGAACAAAATGTTAACTCAGGCCTACCTCCTGTCTACGAGCCAGCCGAAGGTGATGTTCCCCACGATGTCTATGACCCCCAGGATAGACATGAGGAAGGCAGCCTGGTGGTGGCTTACGCCCACATCCAGTGCGTAGGGCACAAGGTAGACGAACGGCAGGCTGCAGCCGCTGGCTAGGAACAAGAAGCTCACCGCCAGCATCAGGAAGTCAGGCATCAGCAGGAAGCGGTACTCCTGCATAGACTTGAAGCAGCGGCTGTCTTTGCTGTTGTTAATCGCCAGAGGTTCCTCTAACGTGCTCACCACCTGAGCTTTGACCCTATATCCACAGTCGGTATCCAACGGGACCGGACCAtgggcctcctcttcctctttcaaaGTGATAGGGCGCAGTAAGgccccacagacacacagattggAGACCACGCCGCCCAGGATGAGTAGGGCCCCGCGCCAGGAGTAGTGCTCTATGAGCAGCTGGACCACAGGGGCCAGGATGAAGGTCCCGATGCCACTGCCTGACATGGCGATCCCGTACGCCAGGGCTTTCCTCTCACAGAAATATGACCCCACCATGGCAATGGCAGGGGTGTAGCAGAGAGAAAACCCAATACCTGCCAATCAAAAGAGGAAAAGGTTGCTGTTGGTATGCCATGATCCATACTAGGGCATGTTTTTGGTACAGTATGTCTACCCAGTATCCCTGAATTATATGACGTGTGATTTATAGAGGTTCCTAATGATACTGCAGTTGCCCTTTTAGGTGCCTGTCTGAGTGGGTCAGGAGGATGTCAGGGAGGACCCACCTGTGAGGACCCCCAGGGTGAGGTACAGGTACTCCAGGCTGGTAGCGAAAGAGCTGAGGACCAGGCCGATGGAGGACAGGAAGCCCCCAAGGATCACAGCGATGCGGCACGAGAGACGGTTCCCAATGAAGCTGCCTAGAGGAGCTTCAATCACAACACAGTACACATGTTAGTATGGGACTGTGCAGGCACGTAGCTTGAGCTGgggggtggtggggtgggggggtatatATCATGATGAGTTTTATTGATTGGGTAAAAATCCCCACTGTAAAGCTTTATGTGACTCAGTTCCTCATTTTATGATTGGATCCCCTCGCAGCCAAATACGCTTTGGTTGCACTCAGTCTCCAGAGGCAGCAACCCGTTCACAGTAAAGGGAAAAAGAGCTGAGCACGGCTTGTAAGGATAACGGAAAAATGCAAtactttttctctctttcccttttcaTCTGTCTGCAAGTATTGCTTTAGTCTGCATTAACAGTTCAGCAGCAcgcactacctctctctctctctctttctggtgtTTGCTGAGGCGAGGTAGCTACATGTTTTGAAAGATTCAAACGAATAAAAGTTCATTAACATTTTATACATGTATTCCTATGTTGTTGTGTCACTAGCGAACTATTGGTGATGAGATAACATTGTGTAAAAAGAGTGTTATACCGAGTGATACTGATGCATACAATGTTAGGTTGGCTATTTTTGctaggctaacattagctagctacctaagctTGGACCAAAAGCACAGTATGTGGATCTTTTGAATTGCAGTTTTAGATGAGCAGCACTTAGTGAGTCAGTGTTTCCCCCCCAAAGAAAATGTAGCTATTGCCCGTAATGGAGGTGCCAACATCAAAGAGGAGAAACAGACCATAAGATATTTTTGGGGCGTACAGAGTACtgtaaatcaaaatcaaatcaaattatattcgtcacatgcttcataaacaacaggtttgGACTAATAATAACATTTTTACATAGGGGCAATTTTCCCTCTAAACGGAGCTGCACCTCGGACTGCTACACAGATGAAATTGAATTTCACTTAACTTTCTAGAGTATTCCCCTTTAATTAACACTATAAACGTTTCACTCTACTGTGGGAATTGTATTcaaatcaacgcaatattagacACTTTCAGTGTAACATACCAAAACAAAATgaactatgcaaaactaactgTGCAAGAGATTTTCTTGTAGCCAGAGCgcattggagtaggattctataGCATTGGCATGCCACGATTCAGGCCTGTACTCTGTGATCTGTGCCATTCCTTGGAACTGGACAGCATGAGCAGTcatgagtagatgcgcttgttttgagatcaaagcgagaacTGCAtgaagcagtggtgtaaaatacttaagtaaaCATACTTGAAAGTAActcttaagtagttttttggggtatgtgTACTTGACtaattatatttttgactacttttacttttactccactacaatCATTAAGAcaataatgtactttctactccatacattttccctgacacccaaaagtactcattacatttgaatgcttagcaggacaggaaaattgtctaattcacgcacttaaagacaaaatccctggtcatccctgttGCATCTGATCTGGTGGAATGACTCAACACAAATACTttctttgtaaattatgtctgagtgttggagtttgcccctggctatccatacatttaaaaaaacaagaaatcgTGACGTCTTGTTTGCTTaatacttcttatggctgcaatcccgggaAAGGGATGATAttacaacagccagtgaaagtgcagggcgccaaattcaaacaacagaaatctcataattaaaattcctcaaacatacatgtgttttatataattttaaaaggtaatcttgttgttaatcccaccaaagtgtctgatttcaaatatacttttcagcaaaagcactacaaacaattatgttaggtcaccaccaaaccacgataagcacagccatttttccagcgaaatatagcagtcacaaaaagcagaaatagagataaaattaatcactaacctttgatgatcttaatcagatgacactcataggacttcatgttacacaatacatttatgttttgcttgataaagttcatatttatataaaaaaaatctgagtttacattggcgcgttacattcactagttccaaaaacatccagtgattttgtaTAACCACAtagtttcaacagaaatactcatcataaatgtagatgataatgcaagttatacacatggaattatagatatacctctccttgatgcaaccgctgtgtcagatttcaaaaaaactttacagaaaaagcaaaccatgcaataatctgagacagagctcagaacaatagtcaaattagccgtcatgttggagtcaacagaaaccagaaattacatgataaatgttcccttacctttgatgatcttcatcagaatgcactcccaggaatccaaggtccacaataaatgtttgatttgttcgataatgtccgttatttatgtccaattagctactttggttagc
This genomic interval from Salvelinus fontinalis isolate EN_2023a chromosome 30, ASM2944872v1, whole genome shotgun sequence contains the following:
- the LOC129829132 gene encoding monocarboxylate transporter 12-B-like isoform X1, encoding MVHAAAMAQGKKRPAVPPPDGGWGWVIVAGCFMVTVCTRAVTRCISIFFVEFQMHFGGDYSGTAWIHSLVDCTTMLCAPLGSFIGNRLSCRIAVILGGFLSSIGLVLSSFATSLEYLYLTLGVLTGIGFSLCYTPAIAMVGSYFCERKALAYGIAMSGSGIGTFILAPVVQLLIEHYSWRGALLILGGVVSNLCVCGALLRPITLKEEEEAHGPVPLDTDCGYRVKAQVVSTLEEPLAINNSKDSRCFKSMQEYRFLLMPDFLMLAVSFLFLASGCSLPFVYLVPYALDVGVSHHQAAFLMSILGVIDIVGNITFGWLVDRRCLKKYRNVCYMIAVGMEGLCCLFIPLLRTFALLVPFSVLYGYFDGAYVALIPVVTSDIVGTTNLSSALGIVYFLHAIPYLLSPPIGGWLVDTTGTYTATFFLSGFALISSSLVISTVTGIRHCRRTQKHRKNSKDTDPKQDPCQGSRSEFYIASSKDVNPSINTANS
- the LOC129829132 gene encoding monocarboxylate transporter 12-B-like isoform X2, whose translation is MHFGGDYSGTAWIHSLVDCTTMLCAPLGSFIGNRLSCRIAVILGGFLSSIGLVLSSFATSLEYLYLTLGVLTGIGFSLCYTPAIAMVGSYFCERKALAYGIAMSGSGIGTFILAPVVQLLIEHYSWRGALLILGGVVSNLCVCGALLRPITLKEEEEAHGPVPLDTDCGYRVKAQVVSTLEEPLAINNSKDSRCFKSMQEYRFLLMPDFLMLAVSFLFLASGCSLPFVYLVPYALDVGVSHHQAAFLMSILGVIDIVGNITFGWLVDRRCLKKYRNVCYMIAVGMEGLCCLFIPLLRTFALLVPFSVLYGYFDGAYVALIPVVTSDIVGTTNLSSALGIVYFLHAIPYLLSPPIGGWLVDTTGTYTATFFLSGFALISSSLVISTVTGIRHCRRTQKHRKNSKDTDPKQDPCQGSRSEFYIASSKDVNPSINTANS